From Streptomyces durmitorensis, a single genomic window includes:
- a CDS encoding type I polyketide synthase produces the protein MRDVGHAEVRAAIVESLSTWYGLTAEEIADDRPLAELGLTSRDAVVLTARLGELVGTRLPATLLWEASTIGALAQRVARGEPEHGGSPSEAGVPNSLSEAGDTPVAVIGVGCRLPGGANSPAAFWRLLSEGRDAVGAVGDDRWAAFVREGKSLPEDISRHGGFLGDGGIDGVAGFDAEFFGIGADEATAMDPQQRMLLEVVREAVDHAALPAPSLAGTRTGVFVGISGNEYAHLTTADPESIGAWTSPGAALSIAANRLSYLMDLRGPSMAVDTACSSSLVAVHHAVRSLGAGESDMALAAGVNLLLSPAVTLGFQRAGALAADGRCKAFDASADGMVRGEGCGVVVLKRLADAERDGDRVLAVIESTAVNSDGRSNGLTAPSAQAQRALLEQCHAAGPETVDYIEAHGTGTALGDPIEVSALSSALGAGRGRAADQPLLIGSVKTNIGHLEAAAGIAGLIKTVLSLHHDEIPPHLHFTAPGPHADLDALGLRVVTGPEPWPRYSGTARAGVSAFGFGGTNAHVVLAEHRVPRGARPTVTGPAVALLDGVTEDRVRAYAGELAQWLTEPDSRSVRPADLARTLAGRAGRGRHRAAVVARDREELTTALDRLAGREPDGRVVVGAPVSGDGPGAVWVFSGYGSQWPGMGSQLLSAEPEFAAAVDRLEPLLHEQAGVSLRDCMDPGADLTSPAVVMPALYGMQVALAALWKSYGFEPAAVIGHSMGEIAAAVACGALDEATGARVVAVRSRLLAGLTGGAMAVVDLPGERIAALAADFRTLQVAVHASPAQSVVTGSADDVRSLVDHVTKEGGFARSLRVTGAGHSPDVDPLLAEFARELGAVRHARPGCRRYSTVLADPRDPAPCDADYWVANLRRPVRFRQAVRAAADDGHRVFVEVAPHPTQLLPLTETLRDADVDGSLILPTQRRDTDDALTFRTSLAALLVRGVGGLPEPRRLLHPGARIVDVPAPRWRHRRFWAGEEPGPHETPRHAAAPSRATGPLDRLRGCVAEVMGYTPDRIDADMPLTDLGLDSLTAARIRIAVEREFGVEVEPGVLLRQATLRGVADLLPERQSAERSRGGGATSHAAARGVEPRRPRPGRGGAAKGPLRVLADTGDGIPLFLAHAAGGTSQVYARLAERLSGTRPVHGFDRLAVPEDLRPRAEHFAERIREEHPGGPWIVGGWSYGGLLAQEAARLLTRHGTVRALVLLDSVLPLPAPPGLTPLEEAHRRYADFAAYIARTYRTHLSLPYEELARRDDAEQIALVMKLLEQAVDLPHAVLDHQRTSALDLRSGERHTPGPYAGRTLLYRACEPAPHTVRDARYERDDASLGWDAHCTDLTVIPLPGHHLSLLDAPVVDTLAELLTRDLPHA, from the coding sequence GCCTGAGCACCTGGTACGGCCTCACCGCCGAGGAGATCGCCGACGACCGTCCGCTGGCGGAGCTGGGGCTCACCTCCCGTGACGCGGTCGTCCTCACGGCACGCCTCGGCGAACTCGTGGGTACCCGGCTGCCCGCGACGCTGCTCTGGGAGGCGTCGACGATCGGCGCGCTCGCACAGCGGGTGGCGCGCGGCGAACCGGAGCACGGCGGTTCGCCGTCCGAGGCGGGCGTCCCCAACTCCCTTTCCGAAGCAGGCGATACGCCGGTCGCGGTCATCGGCGTCGGCTGCCGCCTGCCCGGCGGAGCCAATTCACCCGCCGCCTTCTGGCGGCTCCTGAGCGAGGGCCGCGACGCCGTGGGCGCCGTCGGCGACGACCGCTGGGCGGCCTTCGTGCGGGAGGGGAAGAGCCTGCCGGAGGACATCAGCAGGCACGGCGGGTTCCTCGGGGACGGGGGCATCGACGGCGTGGCGGGGTTCGACGCCGAGTTCTTCGGCATCGGCGCGGACGAGGCCACCGCCATGGATCCGCAGCAGCGCATGCTTCTCGAGGTGGTCCGCGAGGCCGTCGACCACGCGGCGCTGCCCGCGCCGTCCCTCGCGGGCACCCGTACCGGAGTCTTCGTGGGCATCAGCGGCAACGAATACGCCCATCTCACCACCGCGGACCCGGAGTCGATCGGCGCCTGGACCTCACCGGGCGCGGCCCTGAGCATCGCCGCGAACCGCCTCTCCTACCTCATGGACCTGCGCGGCCCGAGCATGGCGGTCGACACGGCGTGCTCCTCCTCGCTCGTCGCCGTGCACCACGCGGTCCGCAGTCTCGGGGCGGGGGAGAGCGACATGGCGCTCGCCGCCGGGGTGAACCTCCTCCTTTCCCCCGCGGTGACCCTCGGCTTCCAGCGGGCGGGCGCGCTGGCCGCCGACGGCAGGTGCAAGGCCTTCGACGCGTCCGCCGACGGCATGGTGCGCGGCGAGGGCTGCGGCGTCGTCGTCCTCAAGCGCCTCGCGGACGCGGAGCGCGACGGCGACCGCGTCCTCGCGGTCATCGAGTCCACCGCGGTCAATTCGGACGGCCGCTCGAACGGCCTCACGGCGCCGAGCGCGCAGGCCCAGCGCGCGCTCCTGGAGCAGTGCCATGCCGCCGGGCCCGAGACCGTGGACTACATCGAGGCACACGGCACGGGCACAGCCCTGGGCGACCCCATCGAGGTGTCCGCGCTCTCGTCCGCGCTCGGCGCGGGGCGTGGGCGGGCCGCGGACCAGCCGCTGCTCATCGGCTCGGTGAAGACGAACATCGGCCACCTGGAAGCGGCGGCGGGCATCGCGGGCCTCATCAAGACGGTCCTGTCCCTGCACCACGACGAGATACCGCCCCACCTGCACTTCACCGCACCGGGCCCGCACGCCGACCTCGACGCACTGGGCCTGCGCGTCGTCACGGGCCCCGAGCCGTGGCCCCGCTACTCGGGCACCGCACGGGCGGGAGTCTCGGCGTTCGGCTTCGGAGGCACGAACGCGCACGTGGTCCTTGCGGAACACCGCGTGCCGCGCGGCGCCCGCCCCACGGTCACCGGCCCCGCCGTCGCCCTGCTCGACGGGGTCACCGAGGACCGCGTACGCGCGTACGCGGGTGAGTTGGCCCAGTGGCTGACGGAACCGGACAGCCGCTCCGTCCGCCCGGCGGACCTGGCCAGGACACTGGCGGGCCGCGCGGGACGGGGCCGGCACAGGGCGGCGGTCGTCGCCCGCGACCGGGAGGAGCTGACCACGGCGCTGGACCGCCTGGCAGGGCGTGAGCCCGATGGGCGGGTGGTGGTCGGTGCGCCCGTGTCCGGGGACGGTCCCGGGGCGGTGTGGGTGTTCTCCGGGTACGGGTCGCAGTGGCCCGGAATGGGCAGCCAACTCCTCTCCGCGGAGCCGGAGTTCGCTGCCGCCGTCGACCGTCTGGAGCCGCTGCTGCACGAGCAGGCAGGTGTGTCCTTAAGGGACTGCATGGATCCTGGCGCCGATCTGACCTCGCCCGCCGTAGTCATGCCCGCCCTGTACGGGATGCAGGTCGCCCTCGCCGCGCTGTGGAAGTCGTACGGCTTCGAGCCCGCGGCCGTGATCGGCCACTCCATGGGGGAGATCGCCGCGGCCGTCGCCTGCGGCGCGCTCGACGAAGCCACCGGAGCGCGGGTCGTCGCGGTCCGTTCGCGGCTTCTCGCCGGGCTCACGGGCGGTGCCATGGCCGTGGTGGATCTCCCCGGCGAGCGCATCGCGGCCCTGGCTGCCGACTTCCGCACGCTCCAGGTCGCCGTCCACGCGTCCCCCGCGCAGAGCGTGGTCACCGGCTCCGCCGACGACGTGCGCTCACTCGTCGACCACGTCACCAAGGAGGGCGGCTTCGCCCGCTCCCTGCGCGTCACCGGCGCCGGGCACTCGCCCGATGTCGACCCGCTGCTCGCCGAGTTCGCCCGGGAGCTCGGCGCCGTGCGGCACGCGCGGCCCGGCTGCCGCCGCTACTCCACCGTCCTGGCCGATCCGCGCGACCCCGCGCCCTGCGATGCCGACTACTGGGTGGCCAATCTGCGGCGCCCCGTCCGCTTCCGGCAGGCGGTGCGTGCCGCCGCGGACGACGGCCACCGCGTGTTCGTCGAAGTGGCCCCGCATCCCACGCAGTTGCTTCCGCTGACCGAGACGCTGCGGGACGCGGACGTGGACGGCTCGCTGATTCTGCCGACCCAGCGCCGCGACACGGACGACGCGCTCACCTTCCGTACGTCCCTGGCTGCCCTGCTCGTACGAGGGGTGGGCGGGCTTCCCGAGCCCCGCCGGCTCCTGCATCCAGGGGCGCGCATCGTCGACGTCCCCGCACCGCGCTGGCGTCATCGCCGCTTCTGGGCGGGGGAGGAACCCGGCCCGCACGAGACGCCACGTCACGCCGCGGCCCCGAGCCGCGCCACGGGGCCGCTCGACCGCCTCCGCGGCTGCGTGGCCGAGGTCATGGGCTATACCCCCGACCGTATCGACGCCGACATGCCCCTCACCGACCTGGGCCTCGACTCGCTCACCGCGGCACGCATCCGGATCGCGGTGGAGCGGGAGTTCGGGGTGGAGGTGGAACCGGGGGTGCTGCTGCGGCAGGCGACGCTGAGGGGGGTCGCGGACCTGCTGCCGGAGCGGCAGTCGGCCGAGCGCTCGCGGGGCGGGGGAGCCACGTCCCACGCGGCTGCCCGCGGGGTCGAGCCGCGCCGTCCACGGCCGGGAAGGGGTGGAGCGGCGAAGGGGCCGCTTCGCGTCCTCGCCGACACGGGCGACGGAATCCCTCTCTTCCTGGCCCATGCCGCGGGCGGCACCTCGCAGGTGTACGCACGCCTCGCCGAACGCCTTTCCGGCACCCGCCCCGTCCACGGCTTCGACAGGCTGGCCGTTCCGGAGGATCTGCGGCCCCGCGCGGAGCACTTCGCGGAGCGCATCCGTGAGGAGCACCCAGGCGGCCCGTGGATCGTGGGTGGTTGGTCCTACGGCGGCCTTCTCGCCCAGGAGGCCGCGCGGCTCCTCACGCGGCACGGCACCGTCAGGGCCCTGGTCCTCCTCGACTCCGTGCTGCCCCTGCCCGCGCCCCCGGGCCTGACCCCGCTGGAGGAAGCCCACCGCCGCTACGCCGATTTCGCCGCGTACATAGCGCGCACGTACCGCACCCACCTCTCCCTGCCCTACGAGGAACTGGCGCGCAGGGACGACGCCGAGCAGATCGCCCTCGTCATGAAGCTGCTCGAGCAGGCTGTCGACCTGCCCCACGCCGTCCTCGACCATCAGCGCACCTCGGCCCTCGACCTGCGCAGCGGCGAACGCCACACGCCCGGCCCGTACGCCGGCCGGACCCTCCTCTACCGGGCCTGCGAACCGGCCCCGCACACCGTGCGCGACGCCCGCTACGAACGGGACGACGCAAGCCTCGGCTGGGACGCCCACTGCACCGACCTCACGGTCATCCCCCTGCCGGGGCACCACCTCTCCCTGCTCGACGCCCCGGTCGTGGACACGCTCGCGGAGCTCCTGACCCGCGACCTGCCCCATGCCTGA